A genomic stretch from Candidatus Hydrogenisulfobacillus filiaventi includes:
- the fba gene encoding Fructose-bisphosphate aldolase (Evidence 2a : Function from experimental evidences in other organisms; Product type e : enzyme), translating to MSLVNGIAMLAQARARGYAVGAFDVINPEFLAGAMEGVTAARAPVLLSLAEMHLDYVDREGFAPALRRAAETAPVPVAVHLDHGSRLDTLARALAAGFTSVMFDGSRLPYAENLRLTREAVRRAHAAGAALEAELGQVCGHEEATGEPGPGSRDPAPGYTGPAQAADFVRQTGCDFLAVSIGTVHGLHRQQVRLDLPRPGAGAGAVSGAWRFGTVRPRVRRPQHRGHQQD from the coding sequence ATGAGCCTGGTGAACGGGATCGCCATGCTGGCACAGGCCCGGGCCCGCGGGTACGCGGTCGGGGCCTTCGACGTCATCAACCCGGAGTTTCTGGCCGGCGCGATGGAAGGAGTGACGGCCGCCCGGGCGCCGGTACTCCTCAGCCTGGCGGAAATGCACCTCGATTATGTCGACCGGGAAGGGTTTGCGCCCGCCCTCCGGCGGGCGGCGGAAACCGCGCCGGTGCCCGTCGCGGTTCATCTGGACCACGGCAGCCGGCTGGATACCCTCGCACGGGCCTTGGCGGCGGGCTTCACCAGCGTCATGTTTGACGGCTCCCGCCTGCCGTACGCGGAAAACCTCCGTCTCACCCGCGAGGCGGTCCGCAGGGCCCATGCGGCGGGCGCGGCCCTGGAAGCCGAACTGGGCCAGGTTTGCGGCCATGAGGAAGCGACCGGGGAACCCGGACCCGGCTCCCGGGATCCGGCGCCCGGGTATACCGGACCTGCCCAGGCAGCGGATTTTGTCCGGCAGACAGGGTGCGATTTCCTGGCGGTCTCCATCGGAACGGTCCACGGTCTGCATCGGCAACAGGTCCGGCTGGATCTCCCGCGTCCGGGAGCGGGTGCCGGTGCCGTTAGTGGTGCATGGCGGTTCGGGACTGTCCGACCACGAGTTCGCCGCCCTCAGCACCGGGGGCATCAGCAAGATTAA
- a CDS encoding protein of unknown function (Evidence 5 : Unknown function): MLGAGSAGLLLGLTGCPRLPRPRLTGLRDRLYVLALNRGYEEVVFTVLFVRPWATLAHRVPRRTGSWGGMAAGRGGRWF, from the coding sequence GTGTTAGGCGCCGGATCTGCCGGCCTGCTGCTGGGGTTGACCGGCTGCCCCCGGCTGCCGCGGCCCCGGCTGACCGGCCTTCGGGACCGGCTCTATGTGCTGGCGCTCAACCGGGGCTATGAGGAGGTGGTGTTCACCGTCCTGTTTGTCCGGCCCTGGGCCACGCTGGCCCATCGCGTGCCTCGGAGGACCGGATCCTGGGGCGGGATGGCCGCCGGAAGGGGTGGGCGATGGTTCTAG
- a CDS encoding protein of unknown function (Evidence 5 : Unknown function) translates to MAGTAALKRETGWTFLTNHSHVLICLARNPELRTRDLAAMVGITERAVQRIVADLVAEGFLTRERVGRRNRYRVHADRHLRHPVEFEATVGALLALVGTPTAVPTAGDAGGR, encoded by the coding sequence GTGGCCGGAACTGCCGCGCTGAAGCGTGAGACGGGCTGGACCTTCCTGACCAATCATTCGCACGTGTTAATCTGTCTGGCCCGCAATCCCGAACTGCGGACGCGGGATCTGGCGGCCATGGTCGGCATCACGGAGCGGGCAGTGCAGCGGATTGTGGCCGACCTGGTCGCGGAGGGCTTCCTCACCCGGGAGCGGGTCGGCCGCCGCAACCGGTACCGGGTGCATGCCGACCGCCACCTCCGTCATCCGGTGGAATTTGAGGCCACGGTGGGGGCCCTCCTGGCCCTGGTCGGCACCCCCACCGCCGTCCCGACGGCCGGGGATGCCGGCGGCCGGTAA
- a CDS encoding putative Proton-translocating NADH-quinone oxidoreductase, chain M (Evidence 3 : Putative function from multiple computational evidences), translating to MVLAPLLLAGLMLPLVGAWAVAAAARRQPGVGRAVLAGATWTVLAVAAGLEALVAAGCALPALVVPLGGQGVPLLQVGPLTAPLVMAAALAFALYGPGGRRPPQRVVRLEMAVLGALAAGSPWLGLAWGADAVRIGFRLLPRRPGGPGSAFPARAGAGIGALMAIAAGLGFPEPAARDTGWAVLAAGLMGAAVAAALPLTAAALRAARPGPAGLAAALLPAVGWAGLVRTGWPAAQAGSPAAVAALWGSLGVIWLGALQSLALRDRVEALGYMWLSRAGLAGFGLAAGSAAARTGALVLLVNGVVSAGAIHLLAGQLSGAGGPGRPAPLATRPRRAWLTGLFLASAAGLPGTAGFAGEYPVLAGAMPHHPLAAMLAAAGTGLTAVSLLACFQRAAYGCRAAPGQGRARPAGDRGRWRAVVPLAVMVLAVGWFPQPLAGAAAVPAAVSREHADSVVRAAGGRARRVPPGESRSRTGTGGGPGAVRQTGSREGGPG from the coding sequence ATGGTTCTAGCTCCCCTCCTGTTAGCCGGTCTGATGCTGCCGCTGGTGGGGGCCTGGGCCGTGGCAGCGGCCGCCCGGCGGCAGCCGGGGGTCGGCCGGGCAGTCCTGGCGGGGGCGACGTGGACCGTGCTGGCGGTGGCGGCGGGGTTGGAGGCCCTGGTGGCGGCCGGCTGCGCGCTGCCGGCGCTGGTGGTGCCCCTCGGCGGCCAGGGGGTGCCGCTCCTGCAGGTGGGGCCGCTGACCGCGCCGCTGGTCATGGCGGCCGCGCTGGCGTTTGCCCTCTATGGTCCGGGCGGCCGCCGCCCGCCGCAGCGCGTGGTCCGGCTGGAAATGGCGGTGCTGGGGGCCCTGGCGGCCGGCAGCCCGTGGCTGGGTCTGGCCTGGGGGGCGGACGCGGTGCGGATCGGCTTCCGCCTCCTGCCCCGGCGCCCGGGCGGGCCGGGGTCCGCTTTCCCGGCACGGGCCGGGGCGGGCATCGGCGCCTTGATGGCGATCGCGGCGGGCCTGGGATTCCCGGAGCCGGCCGCGCGGGATACGGGGTGGGCGGTCCTGGCAGCAGGGTTGATGGGGGCGGCCGTGGCGGCGGCCTTGCCTTTGACGGCCGCGGCCCTGCGCGCGGCCCGGCCGGGTCCTGCCGGACTGGCGGCCGCCCTGCTGCCGGCAGTGGGATGGGCCGGTCTTGTCCGGACGGGCTGGCCCGCGGCGCAGGCCGGGTCCCCGGCGGCAGTCGCGGCCCTGTGGGGGTCCTTGGGGGTGATCTGGCTGGGGGCCCTCCAATCCCTGGCCCTGCGGGACCGGGTCGAGGCCCTCGGGTATATGTGGCTGTCCCGGGCCGGATTGGCCGGGTTCGGGCTGGCCGCCGGTTCCGCCGCCGCCCGGACCGGGGCCCTGGTGCTCCTGGTGAACGGGGTCGTCTCCGCGGGAGCGATCCACCTGCTGGCCGGGCAGCTTTCCGGCGCTGGGGGGCCGGGAAGGCCCGCGCCCCTGGCGACGAGGCCCCGGCGGGCCTGGCTGACGGGGCTCTTCCTCGCCTCGGCGGCCGGGCTGCCGGGGACCGCCGGCTTTGCCGGCGAGTATCCGGTGCTGGCGGGGGCGATGCCGCATCACCCGTTGGCGGCGATGCTGGCCGCTGCCGGCACCGGACTGACGGCGGTGAGCCTGCTGGCCTGCTTTCAACGGGCGGCCTACGGCTGCCGGGCCGCCCCCGGCCAGGGCCGGGCCCGGCCGGCCGGGGACCGCGGCCGCTGGCGGGCGGTGGTGCCGCTGGCGGTGATGGTGCTGGCGGTCGGCTGGTTTCCGCAACCGCTGGCCGGGGCAGCGGCGGTTCCGGCGGCGGTATCCCGGGAGCATGCCGATTCCGTTGTGCGGGCTGCCGGAGGCCGGGCGAGGCGGGTCCCGCCGGGGGAGAGCCGGTCGCGGACGGGGACCGGGGGCGGACCCGGAGCCGTTCGGCAGACCGGCAGCCGGGAAGGAGGTCCGGGGTGA
- the cbbL gene encoding Ribulose bisphosphate carboxylase large chain, translating into MAEQKAQFGAGVLEYREMGYYDPHYTPKDTDILAAFRVTPQPGVPVEEAAAAVAGESSTATWTVVWTDQLTNLDRYKAKAYHIVPVPGSPDQYIAYIAYDLALFEEGSIANMASSIVGNVFGFKPLKALRLEDLRIPLAYVKTFQGPPHGIQVERDLLNKYGRPLLGMTVKPKLGLSGKNYGRVVYEPSGGGLDFTKDDENTNSQPFMRWRERYLYAIEAVKKAEAETGERKGHYLNVTAPNVEEMFKRAEFAKEIGMPIIMVDFLTVGWTAHTSLSKWCRDNGMLLHVHRAAHATVTRQKNHGINFRVLAKWLRMAGGDHLHVGTVLGKLEGNRSLVEGYVKVLRQSYVEMDLGRGLYFDQDWYSVPAVMPVASGGIHAGQVPQLLDIFGDDVVLQFGGGTVGHPWGIAAGATANRTAVEAVVEARNAGRDILAEGEDILAKAAKEQPELKAALDIWKDVTFNYESSDTPDVVVTPSV; encoded by the coding sequence ATGGCGGAACAAAAGGCGCAATTCGGCGCCGGGGTGCTGGAATACCGCGAGATGGGGTACTACGACCCCCATTACACCCCCAAGGACACGGATATCCTGGCTGCCTTCCGGGTTACGCCCCAACCGGGGGTGCCGGTGGAAGAGGCCGCGGCAGCCGTGGCGGGGGAATCCTCCACCGCCACCTGGACGGTGGTCTGGACCGACCAGCTGACCAACCTGGACCGCTACAAGGCCAAGGCCTATCACATCGTCCCTGTGCCCGGATCCCCGGACCAGTACATTGCCTACATCGCCTACGACCTGGCTCTGTTTGAGGAAGGTTCCATCGCTAACATGGCGTCCTCCATCGTGGGCAACGTGTTCGGGTTTAAGCCCTTAAAAGCCCTGCGGCTGGAGGACCTGCGTATCCCGTTGGCCTACGTCAAGACCTTTCAGGGCCCGCCCCACGGCATTCAGGTGGAACGGGACCTGCTCAACAAGTACGGTCGGCCCCTGCTGGGCATGACGGTTAAACCCAAGCTCGGGCTTTCAGGCAAGAACTACGGGCGGGTGGTTTATGAGCCCTCCGGGGGCGGGCTCGACTTTACCAAGGACGATGAGAACACCAACAGTCAGCCCTTCATGCGGTGGCGGGAGCGTTACCTCTACGCCATCGAAGCGGTCAAGAAGGCCGAGGCGGAGACCGGAGAGCGCAAGGGGCACTACCTGAACGTCACCGCCCCCAATGTGGAGGAAATGTTCAAGCGGGCGGAGTTCGCCAAGGAAATCGGCATGCCCATCATCATGGTCGATTTCCTCACCGTCGGCTGGACCGCTCACACCTCCCTCTCCAAGTGGTGCCGGGATAACGGCATGCTGCTGCACGTCCACCGCGCCGCCCACGCGACCGTGACCCGTCAGAAGAACCACGGCATCAATTTCCGGGTCCTGGCCAAGTGGCTGCGGATGGCAGGCGGGGACCACCTGCACGTGGGCACTGTCTTGGGCAAGCTGGAGGGCAACCGGTCGCTGGTGGAAGGGTATGTGAAGGTGTTGCGGCAGTCCTATGTGGAGATGGACCTCGGCCGCGGGCTGTACTTCGACCAGGACTGGTATTCCGTGCCCGCCGTCATGCCGGTGGCCTCGGGCGGCATTCACGCCGGGCAGGTGCCGCAGCTGCTGGACATCTTCGGCGACGATGTGGTGCTCCAGTTTGGAGGCGGCACCGTCGGGCACCCCTGGGGGATTGCGGCCGGCGCCACCGCCAACCGCACAGCGGTGGAGGCCGTGGTGGAGGCCCGCAACGCGGGACGGGACATCCTGGCGGAAGGGGAGGACATCCTGGCCAAGGCCGCCAAGGAACAGCCCGAGCTCAAGGCCGCACTCGACATCTGGAAGGACGTGACCTTCAACTACGAGTCCAGCGACACCCCGGATGTGGTGGTCACCCCGTCCGTCTAG
- a CDS encoding conserved protein of unknown function (Evidence 4 : Unknown function but conserved in other organisms), producing the protein MQQPTLSPPLPHLLRWVAINPLQGLEHLPFEVAVDYARRHLGAEGLLDLAEYRRLFGAGRISGRDVAEVLRIRFPDSAGQGLLVGRRRIPASGLLWLHQVYGWDDGPAGSAGRARSGPPRLHPDLPRGLRVRLCRRLQEAGGGRASRVDDPERRCAGLLWTAARERAARFRFPEPSPRGAGTAGRREGPAPPVLEPPVATRGEWCQTVTGVAVPERVNQELIKWCAAFLDEGQAAWPMPYRERGFYRAWKTLAVHDRSLAALGIVTFSRQLQALPAEPEDAILGLLRGLEVPERQWTAYLRRHLVQLPGWAGFIRWHAEQTGPAPAGAGRMDLVQYLAVRLFYEAVLVRHLCPRPAGPAAGGARAAGQAGPESPSPPDPGLRLAGLLFYLAQFLTLSPGEVGALPDVTVHRLLRLTGLLPPERRRWVWQEAYEAGYRRRLLRQLADAAPAAGGVGDSRPPAQVVFCIDSRSEGLRRHLESRGAYETLGTAGFFGVPMWFRPLDSGPASVRCPAPVKPRLLVEETPAGGSSRRLRRRQAGGHWLHALSGVLGELKANLVTPYPLIEAIGAGYVVPLVLRTLWPRGYHALQAGLRRRLLPEVATVPRIYPAERSGPEAAGPDGGPRPGAAELPVARQVEVVRDALRAAGMTRRFAPLVALIGHGSASENNPYAAALACGACGGQAGGPNARVLAALANRPAVRAGLRAAGMAIPDDTWFVAGEHDTTTDAVRLFGLETLPPAWRGAAARLQQDLTAAAAGLARERLARLPGAPAGMLPRPARRYAARRGRDGAEVQPEWGQARNAALLIADRHLTRARDLEGRCFLQSYDADRDPDGRVLEGLLGGPLVVAAWINLQYYFSSVDNRGYGSGSKALHNVVGGFGVMQGNRGDLERGLPLQSVMDGPARYHEPLRLLTVVAAPRERIEGALRRQERADRLCRNGWVTLVASDPLRGEFHRYRRDGGWDPLPVGVRPTAARV; encoded by the coding sequence ATGCAGCAGCCGACCTTATCGCCCCCCCTCCCCCACCTCCTCCGCTGGGTGGCGATCAATCCGTTGCAGGGCCTGGAGCATCTCCCGTTCGAGGTGGCGGTGGACTATGCCCGCCGGCATCTGGGTGCAGAGGGTCTGCTGGACCTGGCGGAGTACCGGCGGCTGTTCGGGGCGGGGCGGATTAGCGGCCGGGATGTAGCGGAGGTGCTGCGCATCCGGTTTCCGGACAGCGCCGGGCAGGGCCTGCTCGTCGGGCGCAGGCGGATCCCCGCCTCCGGCTTGCTCTGGCTGCATCAGGTCTACGGGTGGGATGACGGTCCCGCCGGTTCCGCGGGCCGTGCGCGATCCGGGCCGCCGCGCTTGCATCCCGACCTTCCCCGCGGGCTGCGGGTGCGCCTCTGCCGGCGCCTGCAGGAGGCGGGCGGCGGCCGGGCGAGCCGGGTGGATGATCCGGAACGGCGGTGTGCGGGGCTGTTGTGGACGGCCGCGCGGGAGCGGGCCGCCCGCTTCCGGTTCCCGGAGCCTTCGCCCCGGGGCGCCGGGACGGCCGGCAGGCGGGAGGGACCGGCTCCGCCGGTCTTGGAACCGCCGGTAGCAACCCGCGGGGAATGGTGCCAGACGGTCACCGGCGTGGCGGTACCGGAGCGGGTCAACCAGGAGCTGATCAAATGGTGCGCCGCCTTTCTGGACGAAGGGCAGGCCGCCTGGCCCATGCCCTACCGGGAGCGGGGCTTTTACCGGGCCTGGAAGACCTTGGCTGTTCATGACCGATCCCTGGCGGCGCTGGGGATTGTCACGTTCTCCCGGCAGCTGCAGGCCCTGCCGGCGGAGCCGGAGGATGCGATCCTCGGGCTCCTGCGCGGCCTGGAGGTGCCGGAGAGGCAGTGGACCGCCTATCTGCGCCGGCACCTGGTGCAGTTGCCCGGCTGGGCCGGATTTATCCGCTGGCACGCAGAGCAGACGGGTCCGGCGCCGGCCGGCGCCGGGCGCATGGACCTCGTCCAGTACCTGGCGGTCCGCCTCTTCTATGAAGCGGTACTGGTCAGGCATCTGTGTCCGCGTCCCGCGGGCCCGGCCGCCGGCGGCGCGCGGGCCGCGGGGCAGGCGGGGCCGGAATCGCCTTCCCCTCCGGATCCGGGTCTCCGGCTGGCCGGGCTGCTGTTTTATCTCGCGCAGTTTCTGACCCTGTCCCCCGGTGAGGTGGGGGCGCTGCCGGATGTCACGGTGCACCGTCTGCTCCGGTTGACCGGCCTGCTGCCTCCGGAGCGCCGGCGGTGGGTGTGGCAGGAGGCGTATGAAGCCGGGTACCGGCGCCGCCTCCTGCGTCAACTGGCGGATGCCGCCCCGGCGGCGGGCGGGGTGGGGGATTCCCGCCCGCCGGCGCAGGTGGTGTTCTGTATCGATAGCCGCTCGGAAGGCCTGCGTCGTCACCTGGAAAGCCGGGGTGCTTATGAGACCTTGGGCACGGCCGGGTTTTTCGGCGTCCCCATGTGGTTCCGCCCCTTGGATTCCGGCCCGGCGTCGGTGCGCTGCCCGGCGCCGGTGAAACCCCGCCTGCTGGTGGAGGAAACCCCTGCCGGGGGCTCTTCGCGCCGGCTGCGCCGGCGTCAGGCCGGAGGGCACTGGCTTCATGCCCTGTCGGGGGTTTTGGGAGAGCTCAAGGCCAATCTGGTGACCCCCTATCCCCTTATTGAAGCCATCGGGGCCGGGTATGTGGTGCCGCTGGTGCTCCGCACCCTCTGGCCGCGCGGGTACCATGCCCTGCAGGCCGGGCTGCGGCGCCGGCTCCTGCCGGAGGTGGCCACCGTGCCGCGGATTTACCCGGCGGAGCGGTCGGGGCCGGAAGCAGCCGGGCCGGACGGCGGTCCGCGCCCGGGCGCGGCGGAGCTGCCCGTCGCCCGCCAGGTGGAGGTGGTCCGGGACGCCCTGCGGGCGGCAGGAATGACCCGCCGGTTCGCGCCGCTGGTGGCGCTGATCGGGCACGGCAGTGCCAGCGAGAACAACCCGTATGCCGCCGCCCTCGCCTGCGGCGCCTGCGGGGGCCAGGCCGGAGGCCCGAACGCCAGGGTGCTGGCGGCCCTGGCCAACCGGCCTGCGGTGCGGGCCGGCTTGCGCGCGGCGGGGATGGCGATCCCGGATGACACCTGGTTCGTGGCCGGCGAGCATGACACCACCACCGACGCGGTGCGCCTCTTCGGCCTGGAGACGCTTCCCCCGGCGTGGCGTGGGGCCGCGGCGCGCCTGCAGCAGGACCTGACCGCCGCGGCGGCCGGCCTGGCCCGGGAGCGGTTGGCGCGGTTGCCGGGAGCGCCGGCCGGGATGCTGCCCCGGCCCGCCCGCCGCTATGCCGCCCGCCGCGGCCGGGACGGGGCCGAGGTGCAGCCGGAATGGGGTCAGGCGCGCAATGCCGCCCTGCTCATCGCCGACCGACACCTGACCCGTGCCCGGGACCTGGAGGGACGTTGTTTCCTGCAATCCTATGACGCAGACCGGGATCCTGACGGCCGGGTACTGGAGGGCCTTCTAGGCGGGCCGCTGGTGGTCGCCGCCTGGATTAACCTGCAGTATTACTTCTCCAGTGTTGACAACCGGGGGTACGGCAGCGGCAGCAAGGCGCTCCACAATGTGGTCGGCGGCTTCGGGGTCATGCAGGGCAACCGTGGGGACCTGGAACGGGGGTTGCCGCTCCAGTCGGTGATGGACGGTCCTGCCCGCTATCATGAGCCGTTGCGTCTGCTGACGGTGGTGGCGGCCCCGCGGGAGCGCATAGAGGGCGCATTGCGCAGGCAGGAGCGGGCGGATCGGCTCTGCCGCAACGGTTGGGTAACCCTGGTGGCGTCGGATCCGCTGCGGGGGGAATTCCACCGCTACCGCCGGGACGGTGGTTGGGACCCGCTCCCGGTCGGCGTCCGGCCTACGGCAGCGCGGGTTTGA
- a CDS encoding protein of unknown function (Evidence 5 : Unknown function), with the protein MQAVKAVLASDPDLTSITRLLSGVEPVVAGLVRGKVTLWGSAGQA; encoded by the coding sequence GTGCAGGCTGTGAAGGCCGTCCTCGCCTCCGATCCGGATCTGACCAGCATTACCCGCCTGCTCAGCGGCGTGGAGCCGGTGGTAGCCGGCCTGGTGCGCGGGAAGGTCACCTTGTGGGGGAGCGCCGGCCAGGCGTAA
- a CDS encoding Stress-response A/B barrel domain-containing protein produces MNRMIHHLIVFNTRPDVPEAVCHDMASRAREVLTRIPGVRGVSFGVADAPQPAYRYLLVVEFAHQDVIRSYRDHPLHGTFADHMFRPLAVDPITMDYRMVV; encoded by the coding sequence ATGAACCGCATGATTCACCATCTCATCGTCTTCAACACCCGCCCCGATGTGCCGGAGGCCGTCTGCCATGACATGGCGTCCAGGGCGCGGGAGGTGTTAACCCGTATCCCCGGCGTCCGCGGGGTCTCCTTCGGGGTCGCCGACGCCCCCCAGCCGGCGTACCGCTACCTGCTGGTGGTGGAATTCGCCCATCAGGACGTCATCCGCTCGTACCGGGACCACCCCCTCCATGGAACCTTCGCGGATCACATGTTCCGGCCGTTGGCGGTGGATCCCATCACCATGGATTACCGGATGGTGGTTTAA